One genomic segment of Virgibacillus doumboii includes these proteins:
- a CDS encoding DUF1798 family protein — protein MDLITQTQEFKEHADKLKEMYVKNDPPENRRDKDFFLKVKAYTEPIYELLEKWEDNALQVVKERKVNLHPQQVTSTKENMGLLLMHSFYIDVKRKRYMELNHSVNFILDQLLEDLQQQ, from the coding sequence ATGGATTTGATTACACAGACACAAGAATTTAAAGAACATGCAGATAAATTAAAAGAAATGTATGTGAAAAATGACCCTCCGGAAAATAGGAGGGATAAAGATTTTTTTCTAAAGGTAAAAGCGTATACGGAACCGATATACGAATTACTGGAGAAATGGGAGGACAATGCGCTTCAAGTCGTAAAAGAGCGTAAAGTCAATCTTCATCCACAACAGGTAACATCCACAAAAGAAAACATGGGACTTCTGTTAATGCACAGTTTTTATATTGATGTAAAACGTAAACGGTATATGGAACTGAATCATTCGGTGAACTTTATCCTTGATCAGCTGCTGGAAGATCTTCAGCAACAGTAG
- a CDS encoding cytidine deaminase, producing MSKQELIQDAITIRNKAYVPYSKFPVGAALLTKSGKVYTGCNIENAAYPVSCCAERVAIFKAIADGESEFAEMAVVADTKRPVPPCGSCRQVMSEFFGSSMKLHLTNLHNNTKTVTVEELLPFSFQPEDMEEIPK from the coding sequence ATGAGTAAGCAAGAATTGATTCAGGATGCAATAACAATCAGAAATAAAGCATATGTCCCATACTCAAAATTTCCTGTTGGTGCAGCACTCTTAACAAAATCCGGAAAAGTATACACAGGATGTAATATCGAAAATGCTGCATACCCTGTAAGTTGCTGTGCCGAACGAGTGGCTATATTTAAAGCAATTGCAGATGGTGAAAGTGAATTTGCAGAAATGGCAGTAGTTGCTGACACGAAAAGGCCAGTACCTCCATGCGGTTCCTGCAGACAGGTTATGAGTGAGTTTTTTGGTAGCTCGATGAAATTACATTTAACCAATCTACATAACAATACAAAGACCGTTACAGTAGAAGAACTGTTACCATTTTCCTTCCAGCCGGAAGATATGGAGGAGATCCCCAAATGA
- the gpsB gene encoding cell division regulator GpsB: MNSNRIQLSGKDILEKEFKTAMRGYHQEEVDEFLDTVIQDYEAFQQEIENLRQENERLRKHSEQTRTRTATPNHQVNYDVLKRLSNLEKAVFGKKYADS; the protein is encoded by the coding sequence ATGAATTCAAATCGCATTCAGCTAAGCGGGAAAGATATTCTTGAAAAAGAGTTTAAAACAGCAATGCGCGGATATCACCAGGAGGAAGTTGATGAGTTTTTAGATACAGTCATACAGGATTATGAAGCATTTCAGCAGGAGATTGAAAATTTAAGACAGGAAAACGAGCGGCTCCGAAAGCATTCAGAACAAACGAGAACAAGAACTGCGACTCCAAATCATCAAGTCAATTATGATGTGTTGAAACGATTGTCCAACCTGGAAAAAGCAGTATTCGGGAAA